A stretch of the Larimichthys crocea isolate SSNF chromosome IX, L_crocea_2.0, whole genome shotgun sequence genome encodes the following:
- the mocs2 gene encoding molybdopterin synthase sulfur carrier subunit isoform X2: MTAQVCVLYFAQSVELTGVKEEELVAVPTPISSRDLWSLLLQRHPRLSVLQDQVVLAVRQQYVAIGDQVVTLGDGDEVAVVPPLSGG; the protein is encoded by the exons ATGACTGCTCAG gtgtgtgtgttgtacttcGCTCAAAGCGTCGAGCTGACCggagtgaaagaggaggagctTGTTGCCGTGCCGACACCAATCAGCAGCCGGGACCTTTGGAGCCTGTTGCTACAGCGACACCCAAG actctCCGTCCTGCAGGATCAGGTGGTCTTGGCGGTGCGCCAGCAGTACGTTGCCATCGGCGACCAGGTGGTGACTCTGGGAGACGGGGACGAGGTTGCCGTGGTGCCGCCGCTGAGTGGAGGATAA
- the LOC104936384 gene encoding molybdopterin synthase catalytic subunit: MSEQQRDVLKLSRDWLSVQEVVDTVSSSSCGAISVFIGTTREDDVDGRKVIGLDYEAYEPMAQSEFTKLCADIRERWPTVTHICVHHRLGWVEVGQASVVMAISSPHRHDGQQAIQHCISQLKAHIPIWKKEVYDTRDSSWKENAECSWAAQHELPVTEK, from the exons ATGTcggagcagcagagagacgtCCTCAAGCTGAGCCGTGATTGGCTGTCTGTACAGGAAGTGGTGGACACCGTGAGCAGCTCTTCCTGTGGAGCAATTTCAGTTTTTATAG gtaCGACGCGTGAGGACGACGTGGACGGCAGGAAGGTGATTGGTCTGGACTACGAAGCATATGAGCCCATGGCCCAATCAGAATTCACCAAGCTGTGTGCTGACATCAGAGAGCGCTGGCCAACCGTGACGCACATCTGTGTCCACCACCGTCTGGG gtgggtggaggtgggtcAGGCCAGTGTTGTCATGGCAATCTCGTCTCCTCATCGCCATGACGGCCAGCAGGCGATCCAGCACTGCATCAGCCAGCTGAAGGCTCACATCCCGATCTGGAAGAAG GAAGTTTACGACACGCGGGACTCGAGCTGGAAGGAGAACGCGGAGTGTTCGTGGGCAGCTCAACATGAACTTCCTGTCACAGAGAAATGA